In Chryseobacterium salivictor, the DNA window CAACAGTACCTATTTTTACACGCCGGGAAAAATCAAAAATAATGAAAGCATTATTGAGGAGAAATTCAGCGAAGACAAAAACCTGATTCCTATGGAATTCTCTTTTGGAGCCGGTTATGGCAGAGATGCCAAATGGTTTGTCGGAACTCAGGTGGATTATAAAAACGGAGAGACCATTCAGTTTTTGGGGAAACCTTTTGTGAACGAAAATTCTTATAAAATTTCTGCCGGAGGTTGGTATTTGCCCAACTACAATAACTTCAGAAATTATTTCTCCCGTGTTACCTACCGATATGGAGCGTATTACGAAAAAGGAAATTTAGCGATTAACGGAACCAATATCAATCAGTTTGCGATTACCGGTGGAATGACTTTGCCTTTCGAAAATAGAAGTGCGAGCAGAATGAGCGGTATCGATTTAGGACTTGAATTAGGGAAAAGAGGAACGCTTGATAATAATTTGATCCGTCAGAATTTTGTTAATTTAAAAATCGGAATTAATTTTGCTGATAAGTGGTTTAACAAACGACTTTATGATTAAAAAATGAATTTCATTAAAGAAATACTTTATAAAAATATAGCCGGCTTACTGAGTTGTGCTATATTTTTTGCTTTAATATCCTGTGACGAAGACCTTACCAAGATCAACAAAAACAGAAATAATAATTTCCCGTCTCAGATTATCAATAATGCCAATATTGTCCAGCGGGATTCTGGGATGATAAAACTGCGCGCCACTGCTCCACTCATTGAAAAATTCGAATATATCGACTCGCCATATATTGTTGCCAGAAAGGGGATTAATATTCTTTTTTATGATAAAAAGAAACCGGATGTTCCTGGAAAAA includes these proteins:
- the lptC gene encoding LPS export ABC transporter periplasmic protein LptC, with product MNFIKEILYKNIAGLLSCAIFFALISCDEDLTKINKNRNNNFPSQIINNANIVQRDSGMIKLRATAPLIEKFEYIDSPYIVARKGINILFYDKKKPDVPGKISAKYAKFNEKKKFYEAKGNVKIISNENQMFAMQSVYWDQVKKIIYTTDTVYVTDKDGSTLVGANGMKAKDDFSEYTFYNNSGDINAQKIPEKSR